In one Lolium rigidum isolate FL_2022 chromosome 3, APGP_CSIRO_Lrig_0.1, whole genome shotgun sequence genomic region, the following are encoded:
- the LOC124698904 gene encoding SEC1 family transport protein SLY1-like codes for MALSLRKKQLDLITRMLHLNQQQSSPAGGGEGEEEAYKILVVDGPCISLLSTVLRVGDLRKHGVTLHLNIHKARQQVADAPAVYLVRPTPANADRIAADAAAGLYASFHVNFSTSVPRPVLERLASATAASRSAHRVARVADQYLDFVCLEDNLFSLAQPRAYVSLNDPAAADADITSVVDAIALGLFCVAATLGAVPIIRCAAGGPAEMVAAALDARLRDHLLAKPNLFTEAASSSFQRPVLCLFDRNFELSVGIQHDWRYRPLVHDVLSLKLNKLKLPTEKYDLDDSDPFWVANSWSEYPEVPKEIAAQLAKYKQDVDEVNQRTGGGRDGVEFDGTDLIGNTKHLMNAVNSLPELTERKKVIDKHTNIATALLAQIKERSLSDYCDCEHDMLRKGIVDRKTLFSLLSGEGTKEDKLRLAVTYLLSFEAPPPSELEQVEAALRESEVDMSAFLYVKRIKSLNTQFSAAPSTASRNSIVNWAVSAVTDGVKNYLSDERQVALTRRVEALMEGKPNPEVDNYLLFDPRAPRSGTGGQFRGPFREAIVFMIGGGNYGEYRSLIEPGQSSQPSKHVIYGATEILSGVDFIQQLAELGEKAGLGSGSSNLPSQ; via the exons ATGGCGCTCAGCCTACGCAAGAAGCAGCTCG ATTTGATCACGCGGATGCTTCACCTGAACCAGCAGCAGTCgtcgccggccggcggcggcgagggggaggaggaggcgtaCAAGATCCTGGTGGTGGACGGCCCTTGCATCTCGCTCCTGTCGACGGTGCTCCGCGTTGGTGACCTCCGCAAGCACGGCGTCACCCTCCACCTCAACATCCACAAGGCGCGGCAGCAGGTCGCCGACGCGCCCGCGGTCTACCTCGTCCGCCCAACGCCCGCCAATGCCGACCGCATCGCCGCCGACGCTGCCGCGGGGCTCTACGCCTCGTTCCACGTCAACTTCTCCACGTCCGTCCCCCGGCCCGTCCTGGAGCgcctcgcctccgccaccgccgcgtcGCGCTCGGCGCACCGCGTGGCGCGTGTCGCGGACCAGTACCTCGACTTCGTATGCCTCGAGGACAACCTCTTCTCGCTCGCCCAGCCGCGCGCCTACGTCTCCCTCAACGACCCTGCCGCCGCCGATGCGGACATCACTTCAGTCGTCGACGCCATTGCGCTCGGCCTCTTCTGTGTCGCCGCCACACTAGGCGCCGTGCCCATTATCAGGTGCGCGGCGGGCGGGCCTGCCGAGATGGTTGCTGCTGCTCTGGATGCCCGTCTCCGGGATCACCTCCTAGCCAAGCCAAATCTTTTCACCGAGGCCGCGTCCTCATCGTTCCAGCGCCCGGTCCTATGCCTGTTTGACAGGAATTTTGAGTTGTCGGTGGGGATACAACACGATTGGAGATACCGCCCGTTGGTCCATGATGTGCTCAGCTTGAAGCTCAACAAGCTGAAGCTGCCAACAGAGAAGTATGATCTGGATGACTCTGACCCATTTTGGGTGGCAAACAGCTGGTCTGAATACCCGGAAGTGCCCAAAGAAATTGCAGCACAGCTCGCCAAGTACAAGCAGGATGTAGATGAGGTGAACCAGCGCACGGGTGGTGGTAGGGATGGGGTTGAGTTTGATGGAACAGATCTTATTGGCAACACCAAGCACCTGATGAATGCGGTCAACTCCCTCCCAGAGCTGACAGAACGGAAGAAGGTGATCGATAAACACACAAATATTGCAACTGCATTGCTTGCGCAGATCAAGGAGAGGTCTCTGAGTGATTACTGTGATTGTGAGCATGATATGCTTCGGAAGGGTATTGTGGATCGGAAGACGCTGTTCAGCCTCCTCAGCGGCGAGGGCACCAAGGAGGATAAGCTCCGGCTGGCTGTCACCTACCTGCTATCATTTGAGGCGCCACCGCCATCTGAACTCGAGCAGGTTGAGGCCGCGCTGCGGGAGTCAGAAGTAGATATGTCTGCATTCCTGTATGTGAAGAGGATAAAGTCGCTGAACACACAGTTTTCTGCTGCACCAAGCACAGCAAGCAGGAACTCCATTGTTAATTGGGCGGTTAGTGCTGTGACCGACGGTGTGAAGAATTACTTATCGGATGAGAGGCAGGTGGCTCTGACTAGGAGAGTTGAAGCCCTGATGGAAGGGAAACCAAACCCAGAGGTGGACAACTACCTATTGTTCGATCCACGGGCCCCTAGATCAGGAACTGGTGGGCAGTTTAGAGGACCCTTCAGAGAAGCGATTGTTTTCATGATTGGTGGTGGAAACTACGGCGAGTACAGGAGTTTAATCGAGCCAGGGCAGAGCTCACAGCCTTCCAAGCATGTCATATATGGAGCAACAGAGATTCTCAGTGGGGTGGATTTTATTCAGCAACTCGCGGAATTGGGAGAGAAAGCGGGATTGGGTAGTGGCAGCAGCAACCTACCATCACAGTAA
- the LOC124702946 gene encoding CDK5RAP1-like protein, protein MAAPLAPLTAARLGRGLGQRHRVLLLASLRHYGALPAPLSVLAPRRRLPPPPPRHLTRSLAAATVVSEPQGDLESVPATVSKGRIYHETYGCQMNVNDMEIVLSIMKKEGYNDIVPDPESAEIIFINTCAIRENAEQKVWQRLNYFWFLKRQWKANVAGGRSKSLRPPKIAVLGCMAERLKEKILDSDKMVDVVCGPDAYRDLPRLLQEVDYGQKGINTLLSLEETYADITPVRISNNSVTAFVSIMRGCNNMCSFCIVPFTRGRERSRPVSSVVREVGELWDAGVKEVMLLGQNVNSYNDTSEVEELEPGKNWQLSEGFSSRCKVKDMGSRFADLLDQLSLEYPEMRFRFTSPHPKDFPDELLYLMRDRHNICKQIHLPAQSGSTEVLERMKRGYTREAYLELVQKIRNVIPDVGLSSDFISGFCGETEDDHADTLSLVRAVGYDMAYMFSYSMREKTHAHRNYEDDVPDDVKQRRLTELINTFRETTRKIYDSQVGTTQLVLVEGPNKRAPETELFGKTDRGHKVSFTSLPVPHTSEGDGARKPVVGDLVEVKILRSSTASLSGEPIARTSLGMYCKNHASDASAVAA, encoded by the exons atggcggcgccgctcgCCCCCCTCACCGCCGCCCGCCTCGGACGCGGCCTCGGCCAGCGCCACCGGGTGCTCCTCCTAGCCTCCCTCCGCCACTACGGCGCTCTCCCTGCTCCCCTTTCCGTTCTCGCCCCGCGGCGCCGGCTCCCGCCCCCGCCTCCTCGCCATCTCACccgctccctcgccgccgccacggtCGTCTCTGAGCCCCAGGGAGA CTTAGAGTCTGTTCCAGCGACAGTAAGCAAGGGGCGCATCTACCACGAGACATATGGGTGCCAAATGAATGTAAACGATATGGAGATTGTGCTTTCGATCATGAAAAAAGAAGGGTACAATGACATTGTTCCTGACCCCGAGAGTGCAGAGATAATATTTATCAACACATGTGCAATCCGTGAGAATGCAGAGCAGAAGGTTTGGCAGCGGCTTAACTACTTTTGGTTCCTGAAAAGGCAATGGAAAGCTAATGTTGCTGGAGGGAGATCGAAATCTCTGCGTCCACCCAAGATTGCTGTTCTCGGGTGCATGGCAGAGCGGTTGAAGGAGAAAATACTTGATTCAGATAAGATGGTTGATGTTGTCTGTGGACCGGATGCGTACAGGGACTTGCCTAGGTTGCTCCAGGAAGTCGATTATGGGCAGAAGGGTATAAACACACTCCTCTCACTTGAAGAGACTTATGCTGACATCACCCCAGTGAGGATTTCCAACAATTCGGTTACCGCGTTCGTTTCAATTATGAGGGGTTGTAATAATATGTGCTCGTTTTGCATTGTTCCCTTTACTAGAGGCAGGGAGAGGTCGCGCCCAGTATCGTCTGTTGTCCGAGAAGTTGGTGAGCTCTGGGATGCAGGTGTTAAAGAAGTAATGCTTCTTGGTCAGAATGTAAACAGCTATAATGACACTTCTGAAGTTGAGGAGTTGGAGCCTGGTAAAAACTGGCAGCTCAGCGAAGGATTTTCCAGCAGGTGCAAGGTGAAGGATATGGGGTCGCGTTTTGCTGATCTCCTGGATCAGCTGTCTCTGGAATACCCTGAGATGCGGTTCAGGTTTACCTCTCCACATCCAAAGGACTTCCCTGATGAGCTGCTATATTTGATGCGGGATAGGCACAACATCTGCAAACAAATTCACTTGCCAGCACAATCAGGCAGCACAGAGGTGCTGGAACGAATGAAGCGGGGTTACACTCGAGAAGCATATTTGGAGCTTGTGCAAAAAATTCGTAATGTCATTCCAGATGTTGGGCTAAGCAGTGATTTCATAAGTG GCTTTTGTGGAGAGACAGAAGATGACCATGCCGACACTCTTAGCCTTGTAAGGGCTGTTGGATATGATATGGCTTACATGTTTTCATATAGCATGAGAGAGAAGACCCATGCTCACCGGAATTATGAGGATGATGTCCCGGATGATGTTAAACAAAGGAGACTTACAGAGCTAATCAACACCTTCCGTGAAACCACAAGAAAGATCTATGACTCTCAGGTTGGCACAACACAACTTGTTCTAGTCGAAGGCCCCAATAAGCGAGCTCCTGAAACAGAGCTGTTTGGAAAAACAGATAGGGGGCACAAGGTCTCGTTTACCAGTCTCCCTGTACCGCACACATCTGAAGgtgacggtgctcgtaagccagtGGTTGGTGACCTTGTTGAGGTAAAAATTCTCAGGTCATCGACAGCATCATTATCTGGAGAGCCAATTGCGCGCACAAGCTTGGGCATGTACTGCAAGAATCATGCATCCGATGCATCTGCAGTTGCTGCCTAA
- the LOC124698902 gene encoding uncharacterized protein LOC124698902 — MVTAAKPSPFVCFKWPWGPSPSPSPSATPSPSPCGDLELPWLFKSIRTVAQGLLIAGDLPSPSPSPGTVSAGHGARLWKRHPGPAAVEADRGDAEQRALAAALVSGKAATVLEFYSPRCRLCSSLQGLVHELEDGDDACASFVLADAEDDRWLPELLHYDVRYVPCFVLLDKNGRALAKTGVPSSRQHVIAGLHHLLNMKQPSGLEGKKSRS, encoded by the exons ATGGTCACCGCCGCCAAGCCCTCTCCCTTCGTCTGCTTCAAGTGGCCCTGGGGCCCCagccctagccctagccctagcGCCACCCCAAGCCCAAGCCCCTGCGGCGACCTCGAGCTCCCCTGGCTCTTCAAGTCCATCCGCACCGTCGCGCAGGGCCTCCTCATCGCCGGCGACCTCCCctccccttccccctcccctgGAACCGTAAGCGCCGGCCATGGGGCGAGGCTGTGGAAGCGTCACCCGGGACCCGCGGCGGTGGAGGCTGACCGCGGGGACGCGGAGCAGcgggcgctggcggcggcgctggtgAGCGGGAAGGCAGCCACGGTGCTTGAGTTCTACTCGCCCCGGTGCCGCCTCTGCTCATCGCTGCAGGGCCTCGTGCACGAGCTCGAGGACGGAGACGATGCCTGCGCGAGCTTCGTGCTCGCCGACGCCGAGGATGACCGGTGGCTCCCCGAG CTTCTGCATTATGATGTCAGATATGTTCCTTGCTTTGTGCTCCTGGACAAGAATGGTCGAGCTCTAGCGAAGACTGGAGTTCCAAGTAGCAGGCAGCACGTTATTGCtggccttcatcatcttcttaaCATGAAGCAACCATCTGGGCTGGAAGGAAAGAAGAGTCGGTCATGA
- the LOC124702947 gene encoding GTPase HflX-like has product MRAACLSFTAVSLPLPSTSSAASGQRCRSHHASFRCSSPRHRGGAVVRALDERLLEAASPEPAELEVEDDTGFVELDDGGEWEGKEEGDGVGPSEAQDQRKSRRRQQQEEDAATAERDRFKLINGKEIFQEKTYLVGVECKRAGSDSFSIEESLKELEQLADTAGLTVAGSTYQKLSNPNPRTYIGSGKVAEIRSAIQALDIETVIFDDELSAGQLRNLEKSFGGGVRVCDRTALILDIFNQRAATHEASLQVTLAQMEYQLPRLTKMWTHLERQSGGQVKGMGEKQIEVDKRILRTQISTLKKELESVRKHRKLYRNRRQSVPIPVVSLVGYTNAGKSTLLNRLTGADVLAEDKLFATLDPTTRRVLMKNGTEFLLTDTVGFIQKLPTMLVAAFRATLEEISESSIIVHLVDISHPLAQQQIDAVDKVLKELDIDSITKLVVWNKIDNTDDPVKVKEEAEKQGIICISAMNGDGLEEFCNAIQSKLKDSLVPIEAFVPYDKGELLNDIHKVGMVERTEYMENGTFIKAHVPLPLARLLTPLRQQVAAAL; this is encoded by the exons ATGAGAGCAGCCTGCCTCTCCTTCACCGCCGtctccctccccctcccctccacCTCCTCCGCTGCCTCGGGCCAGCGCTGCAGGAGTCATCACGCCTCCTTCCGCTGCTCCTCGCCACGCCACCGCGGTGGCGCCGTGGTCCGGGCCCTCGACGAGCGGCTGCTAGAGGCAGCATCGCCCGAACCGGCGGAACTCGAGGTCGAAGATGATACTGGTTTCGTGGAGCTAGATGACGGCGGCGAATGGGAAGGGAAGGAGGAGGGTGATGGCGTGGGCCCGTCGGAGGCCCAAGACCAGCGGAAGAGCAGGCGGCGTCAGCAGCAGGAGGAAGATGCCGCCACGGCCGAGCGCGACCGGTTCAAGCTCATTAACGGCAAAGAG ATATTTCAAGAGAAGACATACCTAGTTGGAGTTGAGTGCAAGAGGGCAGGAAGCGATAGCTTCAGCATAGAGGAATCGCTTAAGGAGCTCGAGCAGTTAGCTGATACTGCTGGACTCACCGTTGCTGGATCCACATATCAAAA GCTTTCAAACCCAAATCCAAGGACTTATATTGGTTCGGGGAAGGTTGCTGAAATCAGGAGTGCAATTCAAGCACTTGATATTGAGACTGTAATTTTCGATGATGAGTTGTCTGCTGG ACAGCTACGTAATTTGGAGAAGTCTTTTGGTGGAGGAGTTCGAGTCTGTGATCGGACTGCTCTTATTCTGGACATTTTTAATCAAAGGGCAGCAACACATGAAGCTTCTCTGCAG GTCACTTTGGCACAGATGGAATATCAACTTCCTAGGTTGACAAAGATGTGGACTCACCTTGAGCGGCAGTCAGGAGGACAAGTCAAGGGTATGGGTGAGAAACAAATTGAAGTTGACAAGCGCATCTTGAGAACACAA ATCAGCACTTTGAAGAAAGAATTGGAATCCGTCCGAAAACATCGAAAGCTTTATCGCAACCGTCGACAATCGGTGCCTATTCCTGTTGTTTCTCTG GTAGGCTATACAAATGCTGGGAAAAGTACACTCTTGAACCGCTTAACTGGAGCTGATGTGCTCGCGGAGGATAAATTATTTGCCACATTAGATCCAACAACACGGAGGGTTTTG ATGAAGAACGGCACTGAGTTCCTCCTAACAGATACTGTCGGGTTCATTCAGAAGCTACCCACTATGCTG GTAGCAGCCTTTAGAGCAACGCTGGAGGAGATATCAGAGTCATCAATTATAGTTCATCTTGTAGATATCAG CCATCCATTAGCTCAGCAACAGATAGATGCTGTTGACAAGGTGCTGAAGGAGTTGGATATAGACTCGATtacgaagttggttgtgtggaatAAG ATTGACAATACCGATGACCCGGTGAAAGTGAAAGAGGAAGCTGAAAAACAAGGGATAATCTGCATATCAGCCATGAATGGCGATGGTTTGGAGGAGTTCTGCAATGCAATCCAATCAAAGTTGAAA GACTCGCTGGTGCCCATAGAAGCTTTTGTTCCGTATGACAAAGGAGAGCTGCTTAATGACATACATAAGGTTGGAATGGTTGAGAGAACG GAGTACATGGAAAATGGCACCTTCATAAAAGCACACGTGCCTCTACCTCTTGCAAGGCTTCTCACGCCGCTGCGGCAGCAGGTGGCCGCCGCTCTATGA